From one Bradyrhizobium sp. Ash2021 genomic stretch:
- a CDS encoding isobutyryl-CoA dehydrogenase produces the protein MHFALNEDQIAVRDMAREFAAEKIAPHAIRWDEEKHFPVDVMREAAKLGIGGVYIRDDVGGSALTRFDAALIFEALAQGCPTVSAFISIHNMASWMIDAYGNDTQRQKWLPKLCTMELLASYCLTEPGSGSDAAALRTRAVRDGDHYVLNGQKQFISGAGKGDVYVVMVRTGADGPGGISTLVIDGDTPGLSFGANERKMGWNAQPTRAVIFENARVPVENRLGEEGIGFKIAMAGLDGGRINIAACSLGGAQNALDKSLAYMKERKAFGKRLDEFQALQFRLADMATELEAARTFVWRAAAALDRKDADATMLCAMAKRFGTDVGFEVANQALQLHGGYGYLSEYGIEKIVRDLRVHQILEGTNEIMRLIVSRKLIEGTR, from the coding sequence ATGCATTTCGCTCTCAACGAGGACCAGATTGCGGTTCGCGATATGGCGCGGGAATTCGCCGCGGAAAAAATCGCGCCGCATGCGATCCGCTGGGACGAGGAGAAGCATTTTCCGGTCGACGTGATGCGCGAAGCCGCCAAGCTCGGCATCGGCGGCGTCTATATCAGGGATGACGTCGGCGGCTCGGCGCTGACGCGGTTCGACGCGGCGCTGATCTTCGAGGCGCTGGCACAGGGCTGCCCGACGGTGTCGGCGTTCATCTCGATCCACAACATGGCGTCGTGGATGATCGATGCTTATGGCAATGACACCCAGCGCCAAAAGTGGTTGCCGAAGCTCTGCACCATGGAGCTGTTGGCCAGCTACTGCCTGACCGAGCCCGGCTCCGGCTCGGACGCCGCGGCGCTGCGCACCCGCGCGGTGCGCGACGGCGATCATTACGTGCTCAACGGCCAAAAACAGTTCATCTCCGGCGCCGGCAAGGGCGACGTCTATGTCGTGATGGTGCGGACCGGCGCCGACGGCCCTGGCGGCATCTCGACGCTGGTGATCGACGGCGACACGCCCGGCCTCTCGTTTGGCGCCAACGAACGCAAGATGGGCTGGAATGCGCAGCCGACCCGCGCGGTGATTTTTGAGAATGCCCGCGTCCCCGTTGAAAACAGACTCGGCGAGGAGGGCATCGGCTTCAAGATCGCGATGGCCGGCCTCGACGGCGGCCGCATCAATATCGCGGCGTGCTCGCTCGGCGGCGCGCAAAACGCGCTCGACAAATCGCTCGCCTACATGAAAGAGCGCAAGGCGTTCGGAAAACGCCTCGACGAATTCCAGGCGCTGCAGTTTCGCCTGGCCGACATGGCGACCGAGCTGGAGGCGGCGCGCACCTTCGTGTGGCGCGCGGCTGCCGCGCTCGACCGCAAGGACGCGGATGCGACCATGCTGTGCGCGATGGCCAAGCGTTTTGGTACCGATGTCGGCTTTGAAGTCGCCAATCAGGCGCTGCAATTGCACGGCGGCTATGGCTATCTCAGCGAATACGGCATCGAAAAGATCGTCCGCGATTTGCGCGTGCACCAGATCCTGGAAGGAACCAACGAGATCATGCGGCTGATCGTCTCGAGAAAACTGATCGAGGGGACGCGATGA
- a CDS encoding enoyl-CoA hydratase/isomerase family protein, which translates to MTAAAAITESEGDLIARREGTAGIIRLNRPKAINAVTLEMFRDIDKALDRFEADPEVAVIVLEGAGERGLCAGGDIRALWESSKVKGDLGKILWREEYILNDRIARFAKPYVAFMDGIVMGGGVGLSAHSAHRVVTEKTKLAMPEVGLGFFPDVGGTWLLSHSPGEIGTYFGLTGQTMNGPDAIYARFADAVVPSGTLAALREALTKVRPGTTSSDVKTLIDGFATGAASGPVAANQAKIDAWFGHDQMEDIVAALQRDGSELAQSTLKTLNEKSPRGMVVTLKLLRLARASSSLEECLVREYRAALEVFASDDFREGVRAAVIDKDRSPKWSPPRIEDVTPEMVAPYFAEIGADELKFG; encoded by the coding sequence ATGACGGCCGCCGCTGCCATCACCGAATCCGAAGGCGACCTGATCGCGCGCCGCGAAGGTACTGCCGGCATCATCCGCCTCAACCGGCCCAAGGCGATCAATGCGGTGACGCTGGAGATGTTTCGCGACATCGACAAGGCGCTTGATCGTTTCGAAGCCGATCCCGAGGTGGCCGTGATCGTGCTGGAAGGCGCCGGCGAACGCGGCCTCTGCGCCGGCGGCGATATCCGCGCGCTCTGGGAAAGCTCGAAGGTGAAGGGCGATCTCGGCAAGATCCTTTGGCGCGAGGAATACATCCTCAACGACCGCATCGCCAGGTTTGCAAAGCCCTATGTGGCCTTCATGGACGGCATCGTAATGGGCGGCGGCGTTGGCCTGTCAGCCCATAGCGCCCATCGCGTCGTGACCGAGAAGACAAAACTGGCGATGCCGGAAGTCGGCCTCGGCTTCTTTCCCGACGTCGGCGGAACCTGGCTACTGTCGCATTCGCCGGGCGAGATCGGCACTTATTTTGGCTTGACCGGGCAGACCATGAATGGCCCCGACGCGATCTATGCGCGGTTCGCCGATGCCGTGGTGCCGTCGGGCACGTTGGCGGCGTTGCGCGAGGCGCTCACCAAAGTGCGGCCGGGGACAACCTCCAGCGACGTCAAAACCCTGATCGACGGTTTTGCGACCGGTGCGGCCTCGGGTCCTGTCGCTGCCAACCAGGCGAAGATCGATGCCTGGTTCGGGCATGACCAGATGGAAGATATCGTCGCCGCACTTCAGCGCGACGGCTCCGAGCTGGCGCAATCCACATTGAAGACGCTGAACGAGAAATCGCCGCGCGGCATGGTGGTGACACTCAAACTGCTGCGGTTGGCGCGGGCGTCGTCGTCGCTGGAAGAGTGCCTGGTGCGGGAATATCGCGCGGCGCTGGAAGTTTTTGCCAGCGACGATTTTCGCGAAGGGGTGCGCGCCGCCGTGATCGACAAGGACCGCAGTCCAAAATGGTCGCCGCCGCGGATTGAAGATGTGACGCCGGAAATGGTGGCGCCTTACTTCGCCGAGATCGGCGCCGACGAACTGAAATTCGGCTAA
- the mmsB gene encoding 3-hydroxyisobutyrate dehydrogenase produces MANIAFIGLGNMGGPMAANLVKAGHKVTAFDLVEASKNQARSDGAAIADSAVAAVKGADTVITMLPAGKHVISVWTDVIPSMAKGALIIDCSTIDVESAKAAHALAAKHGMASVDAPVSGGTGGAKGATLTFMCGGEDKAFAAAKPVLENMGKRLVHCGAAGAGQAAKICNNMILAISMIGVGEAFSLAEKLGLSHQALFDVASTSSGQCWALTSYCPVPGPVPTSPANNGYKPGFASALMVKDLTLAQDAAKAVGAATPLGKHAQEIYKAFDAAGNGGVDFSGIIQHVRSLAGK; encoded by the coding sequence ATGGCAAATATCGCATTCATTGGCCTCGGCAATATGGGCGGCCCGATGGCGGCCAATCTGGTCAAGGCCGGCCACAAGGTGACCGCGTTCGATCTGGTCGAAGCCTCCAAAAATCAGGCCAGGAGCGATGGCGCTGCGATCGCCGACAGCGCGGTGGCGGCCGTGAAGGGCGCCGACACCGTGATCACGATGCTGCCCGCAGGCAAGCACGTGATTTCGGTCTGGACCGATGTCATTCCGTCCATGGCGAAGGGGGCGCTGATCATCGATTGCTCGACCATCGACGTTGAAAGCGCCAAAGCGGCGCATGCGCTCGCCGCCAAGCACGGCATGGCGTCGGTCGACGCCCCGGTGTCCGGCGGCACTGGCGGCGCCAAGGGCGCGACGCTGACCTTTATGTGCGGCGGCGAGGACAAGGCTTTCGCGGCGGCAAAACCCGTGCTGGAAAACATGGGCAAGAGACTCGTGCATTGCGGCGCCGCCGGCGCAGGTCAGGCGGCGAAAATCTGTAACAACATGATTCTTGCCATTTCCATGATCGGGGTCGGCGAAGCATTTTCGCTCGCGGAGAAGCTCGGCCTGTCGCACCAGGCGCTGTTCGACGTCGCCTCGACCTCGTCAGGGCAGTGCTGGGCGCTGACGTCTTATTGTCCGGTTCCCGGTCCGGTGCCGACGTCGCCCGCCAACAACGGCTACAAGCCCGGTTTCGCCTCGGCGCTGATGGTGAAGGACTTGACGCTGGCGCAGGATGCGGCCAAGGCGGTCGGGGCGGCAACGCCGCTCGGCAAGCACGCGCAGGAGATCTATAAGGCGTTCGACGCGGCCGGAAACGGCGGGGTCGACTTTTCCGGAATTATCCAGCACGTTCGGAGCCTCGCCGGAAAGTGA
- a CDS encoding AMP-binding protein — translation MTTFQEARAFLLKHRADYDAAVTGFRWPDPVPFNWALDWFDAELAHNADSRDRPALWIVDAGNDKEIKLSFSALSRRSNQVANFLRARGLKRGDHLLLLLGNVVPLWETMLAAIKLGVVVIPATTLLTPDELRDRLDRGRAKVVVASQDQVAKFAGLGGDHLVRIVVGATSKHEGWLPFEAAASASATFTPDGPTQAQDPMLLYFTSGTTAKPKLVRHSQRSYPVGGLSTMFWLGLQPGDVHLNISSPGWAKHAWSCFFAPWNAGATVFVVNQPRFDAKALLATIGRCGVTTLCAPPTVWRLFIQEKLADFKVALREVCGAGEPLNPEVIDQVRSAWGLTIRDGYGQTETTALAGNSPGQKVKVGSMGRPLPGYCVQITDHDGHVTKEGEVTLVLGADRPAGLMQGYQGEDGRLSGADGDLYRSGDVVFADDEGYLTFVGRSDDVFKSSDYRISPFELESVLLEHESVAEAAVVPSPDPIRLAIPKAYVLLVAGVERTPETALSIFKHLHTRLAPFKRIRKIELVTELPKTISGKIRRVQLRRLEHDDVRSDALRGREFREEQFPELQKVRTAGSES, via the coding sequence ATGACGACTTTCCAGGAAGCGCGTGCCTTTCTGCTCAAACACCGCGCCGACTACGATGCCGCGGTAACGGGATTCCGCTGGCCCGATCCGGTGCCGTTCAACTGGGCGCTGGACTGGTTCGATGCCGAGCTGGCGCACAACGCGGACAGCCGGGATCGCCCGGCGCTGTGGATCGTCGATGCCGGCAACGACAAGGAAATAAAACTCTCGTTTTCGGCGTTGTCGCGTCGTTCCAATCAGGTGGCGAATTTCCTGCGCGCGCGGGGGCTGAAGCGCGGCGATCATCTGCTGCTGTTGCTGGGCAATGTCGTGCCGCTGTGGGAGACCATGCTGGCGGCGATTAAGCTCGGCGTCGTCGTGATCCCCGCCACCACGCTGCTGACGCCGGACGAACTACGCGACCGGCTCGATCGCGGCCGGGCGAAGGTGGTGGTGGCGAGCCAAGACCAGGTCGCGAAATTCGCCGGCCTCGGCGGCGACCATCTGGTTCGTATCGTGGTCGGCGCAACGTCGAAGCATGAAGGCTGGTTGCCGTTCGAAGCGGCGGCAAGCGCTTCCGCGACCTTTACGCCGGATGGTCCGACCCAGGCCCAAGATCCGATGCTGCTCTATTTCACCTCGGGCACCACGGCAAAACCGAAACTGGTGCGGCATAGCCAACGCAGTTATCCCGTCGGCGGGCTGTCGACGATGTTCTGGCTCGGGCTGCAGCCGGGCGACGTGCATCTCAACATTTCCTCGCCGGGCTGGGCCAAGCATGCCTGGAGCTGCTTCTTCGCGCCCTGGAATGCCGGCGCCACCGTGTTCGTGGTCAACCAGCCACGCTTCGACGCCAAGGCGTTGCTTGCGACCATCGGGCGCTGCGGCGTCACCACGTTGTGCGCGCCGCCGACGGTGTGGCGGCTGTTCATTCAGGAGAAGCTCGCGGACTTCAAGGTTGCTCTTCGCGAAGTCTGCGGCGCCGGCGAGCCGCTCAACCCCGAAGTGATCGATCAGGTGCGTAGCGCCTGGGGCCTGACCATCCGCGACGGTTACGGCCAGACCGAAACCACCGCGCTGGCCGGCAATTCGCCGGGACAGAAAGTCAAGGTCGGATCGATGGGCCGGCCGTTGCCGGGCTATTGCGTCCAGATCACCGACCATGATGGCCACGTGACCAAGGAGGGCGAGGTCACGCTGGTGCTCGGCGCGGACAGGCCCGCCGGCCTGATGCAGGGCTACCAGGGCGAGGACGGCAGGTTATCCGGCGCCGACGGCGACCTCTATCGCAGCGGCGACGTCGTGTTCGCGGACGACGAGGGCTACCTGACTTTCGTCGGCCGCTCCGACGACGTCTTCAAATCCTCCGACTACCGCATCAGCCCGTTCGAGCTGGAAAGCGTGCTGCTCGAGCATGAATCGGTCGCGGAAGCCGCGGTTGTGCCGAGCCCCGATCCGATCCGGCTTGCTATCCCCAAGGCCTATGTGCTTTTGGTTGCCGGTGTCGAGCGGACGCCGGAAACGGCGCTGTCGATCTTCAAGCATTTGCACACGCGGCTGGCGCCGTTCAAGCGCATCCGGAAAATCGAACTCGTCACCGAACTGCCGAAGACGATTTCCGGAAAGATCCGCCGCGTGCAGTTGCGCCGGCTCGAACATGACGATGTCAGAAGCGATGCGTTGCGCGGACGGGAGTTCCGCGAGGAACAATTCCCGGAGCTGCAGAAAGTGCGGACCGCCGGGTCGGAGAGTTGA
- a CDS encoding MaoC family dehydratase, giving the protein MNEVWKKPPVSFEAYQNMVGKEIGVSSWHLVDQNRINVYADVIEDHQFIHVDPERAKKETAFGTTIAHGFLTMSLMSIMSYEVMPVIEGTAMGVNYGFDKLRFISPVRAGSRVRGRFTLTEATLRKPRELQSRTHVTVEIEGEDKPALVADWIGLIYFA; this is encoded by the coding sequence ATGAATGAAGTCTGGAAGAAACCGCCGGTCTCGTTTGAGGCCTATCAGAACATGGTCGGCAAGGAGATCGGCGTCTCGTCGTGGCATCTGGTCGATCAGAACCGGATCAACGTCTATGCCGACGTGATCGAGGACCATCAGTTCATCCATGTCGATCCCGAGCGGGCGAAGAAAGAAACCGCGTTCGGCACCACGATCGCCCACGGCTTCCTCACGATGTCGCTGATGTCCATCATGTCCTATGAGGTGATGCCGGTCATCGAGGGCACGGCGATGGGTGTCAACTACGGTTTCGACAAGCTGCGCTTCATCTCCCCGGTCAGGGCTGGCTCGCGCGTCCGCGGCCGCTTTACGCTGACGGAAGCTACGTTGCGCAAACCGAGGGAATTGCAATCGCGCACCCATGTCACCGTCGAGATCGAGGGCGAGGACAAGCCCGCTTTGGTCGCCGACTGGATCGGGCTGATTTATTTTGCTTAA
- a CDS encoding SDR family NAD(P)-dependent oxidoreductase — protein MTIRFDGRVAIVTGAGNGLGRAHALGLASRGAKVVVNDFGGARDGTGGSLTPAETVVEEIRKAGGTAMADGADVSKFGQVTAMVERATKEWGSVDLLCANAGILRDKSFAKMDIADFAKVLDVHLVGTFYCCKAVWDGMRERNYGRIVLTTSSSGLFGNFGQANYGAAKAGMIGLMNVLAEEGRKNNIRVNTISPTAATRMTEELLPPQALALMRPEAITPAVEFLLSEDAPTRTIMGAGAGSFAVIKVVETEGVNLAQSDWTPDAIAANFAAIGDMSTAKALQGAFEQTQKYVGQAAARAGIKL, from the coding sequence ATGACAATCAGGTTTGACGGACGCGTCGCCATCGTCACCGGCGCGGGCAATGGTCTTGGACGGGCGCATGCGCTGGGGCTCGCCAGCCGCGGCGCCAAGGTCGTGGTCAACGATTTCGGCGGTGCGCGTGACGGCACCGGCGGCTCGCTGACGCCGGCCGAAACCGTGGTCGAGGAAATCCGCAAAGCCGGCGGCACGGCGATGGCCGACGGCGCCGACGTCTCGAAGTTCGGACAAGTCACGGCGATGGTCGAGCGGGCTACGAAGGAGTGGGGCAGCGTCGATCTCCTATGTGCCAATGCCGGCATTCTCCGCGACAAGTCGTTTGCGAAAATGGACATTGCCGACTTTGCCAAGGTGCTCGATGTCCATCTCGTCGGCACGTTTTACTGTTGCAAGGCGGTGTGGGATGGCATGCGCGAGCGCAACTATGGGCGCATCGTGCTGACGACCTCGTCGTCGGGGCTGTTCGGCAATTTCGGCCAGGCCAATTACGGAGCCGCCAAAGCCGGCATGATCGGCCTGATGAACGTGCTGGCCGAGGAAGGCCGCAAGAACAACATCCGCGTCAACACCATCTCGCCGACGGCTGCGACCCGCATGACCGAGGAACTGCTGCCGCCGCAGGCGCTGGCGCTGATGCGCCCCGAGGCGATCACGCCGGCGGTGGAATTTCTGCTCAGCGAGGACGCGCCGACCCGCACCATCATGGGCGCGGGCGCCGGCTCGTTCGCGGTGATCAAGGTGGTCGAGACCGAGGGCGTCAATCTCGCCCAGTCCGACTGGACCCCCGACGCGATCGCGGCGAACTTTGCCGCCATCGGCGACATGTCCACCGCCAAGGCGCTGCAGGGCGCGTTCGAGCAGACCCAAAAGTATGTCGGGCAGGCGGCGGCGCGAGCGGGGATCAAGCTCTGA
- a CDS encoding TIGR03862 family flavoprotein: MAAEVLAQGGARVTVYDAMPSAGRKLLMAGRGGLNLTHSEPLPQFLARYREATPRLKAAVEAFPPQALRDWSEALGQPTFVGSSGRVFPKAFKASPLLRAWLRRLDSAGVQFALRHRWTGWDESGRLLFQTPDGPRVIDATATVLALGGASWPRLGSDGSWVEILTAKGVRVSPLRPANSGVTVAWSDIFRDRFEGQPLKGVALTFGMHTVRGEAIVTRAGIEGGAVYALSAELRETILKAGRATLHIALRPDLEPSDLIARLSAPKGKQSLSNFLRKAAHLSPVAIGLLQETAISSGLSLASLSPADLARLINAIPIELNGVAPIARAISTAGGISFDELDADFMIRRLPGIFAAGEMLDWEAPTGGYLLQASFATGAAAGRGVVKWLNQS; encoded by the coding sequence ATGGCCGCCGAAGTCTTGGCGCAAGGCGGCGCGCGCGTCACCGTCTATGATGCGATGCCGTCGGCCGGCCGCAAACTCCTGATGGCCGGACGCGGCGGGCTCAACCTGACGCATAGCGAGCCCCTGCCGCAATTTCTCGCGCGGTACCGCGAAGCGACGCCCCGTCTCAAGGCCGCGGTCGAGGCGTTTCCGCCGCAAGCTTTGCGCGACTGGAGCGAGGCGCTGGGGCAGCCGACTTTCGTCGGCTCCAGCGGCCGAGTGTTTCCAAAGGCGTTCAAGGCTTCGCCCTTGCTGCGGGCGTGGCTGCGGCGGCTGGATTCGGCAGGCGTGCAGTTCGCGCTGCGTCACCGCTGGACCGGCTGGGACGAGAGCGGCCGCCTGCTGTTTCAAACGCCGGATGGACCGCGCGTCATCGATGCCACCGCGACCGTACTGGCGCTCGGCGGCGCCAGCTGGCCGCGGCTCGGATCGGACGGATCCTGGGTCGAGATACTGACCGCGAAGGGTGTGCGTGTATCGCCGCTACGGCCGGCCAATTCCGGCGTCACCGTCGCCTGGTCCGACATTTTTCGCGACCGCTTTGAGGGCCAGCCGCTCAAGGGCGTGGCCCTGACGTTCGGAATGCACACCGTGCGCGGCGAGGCGATTGTCACCCGCGCCGGTATCGAAGGCGGCGCGGTCTATGCGTTGTCGGCCGAGTTGCGCGAGACGATCTTGAAGGCGGGGCGGGCCACGCTGCATATCGCGCTACGTCCCGATCTCGAGCCAAGCGACCTGATCGCACGGCTCTCCGCGCCGAAAGGCAAGCAATCGCTCTCCAATTTCCTGCGCAAGGCCGCGCATCTGTCACCTGTCGCCATAGGCCTGTTGCAGGAAACGGCGATATCGTCCGGCCTGTCGCTCGCCTCGCTGTCACCGGCCGATCTCGCGCGCCTGATCAACGCCATACCGATCGAACTCAACGGCGTCGCACCCATTGCGCGTGCGATCTCCACCGCTGGCGGCATATCCTTCGATGAGCTTGACGCCGATTTCATGATCCGCCGCTTGCCCGGCATCTTCGCGGCCGGCGAAATGCTCGACTGGGAAGCGCCGACCGGCGGCTATCTGCTGCAGGCGTCGTTTGCCACGGGGGCTGCGGCGGGCAGGGGCGTAGTGAAGTGGCTGAACCAAAGCTGA
- a CDS encoding D-TA family PLP-dependent enzyme, whose amino-acid sequence MTTPLAAKIAREYGTPCAVIDMDRVEANIARIQAACDAAGIANRPHIKTHKSPLLATMQIAAGAKGITCQKLGEAEVMADAGIDDILISYNLLGDEKMARLGALQAKANMTVAADNSVVVGYLPKAAAASGRPLSVVVECDTGRKRAGVETPAEAIALAREIAASKGLTFAGFMLYPTETGWADAQKFFDEALAGVRAHGLDAAMVSTGGTPNLKNVGKLKGATEHRPGTYIYNDRMQVAAGVASWDDCALNIYSTVVSRAGPDRGILDAGSKTLTSDTGGGLEGHGLILEHPEAKIARFAEEHGFLDLARSNTRPNIGDVVRIVPNHVCVVVNMMDEVVMVRGDEIVGKLPVAARGKLR is encoded by the coding sequence ATGACCACACCCCTCGCCGCCAAGATCGCCCGGGAATACGGCACCCCCTGCGCCGTGATCGACATGGACCGCGTCGAGGCCAATATCGCGCGTATCCAGGCCGCCTGCGATGCCGCCGGTATCGCCAATCGCCCGCATATCAAGACCCACAAGAGCCCCCTGCTGGCGACCATGCAGATTGCGGCCGGCGCCAAGGGCATCACCTGCCAGAAACTCGGCGAGGCCGAGGTGATGGCCGACGCGGGTATCGACGACATCCTGATCAGCTACAATCTGCTCGGCGACGAGAAGATGGCCCGGCTCGGCGCGCTGCAGGCCAAGGCCAACATGACGGTCGCCGCCGACAATTCGGTCGTGGTCGGATATCTGCCGAAAGCCGCCGCTGCATCGGGGCGCCCGTTGTCGGTCGTGGTTGAATGCGACACCGGCCGCAAACGCGCAGGCGTCGAGACGCCTGCGGAAGCCATCGCGCTGGCGCGCGAAATCGCGGCCTCAAAAGGACTGACTTTCGCGGGCTTCATGCTGTACCCGACCGAAACCGGCTGGGCGGACGCGCAGAAATTCTTCGACGAGGCGCTGGCTGGCGTTCGCGCGCATGGGCTCGATGCCGCGATGGTTTCGACCGGCGGCACGCCGAACCTGAAAAACGTCGGCAAGCTCAAGGGCGCTACCGAGCACCGGCCCGGCACCTACATCTATAACGACCGCATGCAGGTCGCAGCCGGCGTCGCGTCGTGGGACGATTGCGCGCTGAACATCTATTCCACCGTCGTCAGCCGCGCCGGTCCGGATCGCGGCATCCTGGACGCCGGTTCCAAGACGCTGACCTCGGATACCGGCGGCGGGCTCGAGGGCCACGGCCTGATCCTCGAGCATCCCGAAGCGAAGATCGCGCGCTTTGCCGAGGAGCATGGTTTTCTCGATCTCGCGCGCAGCAATACCCGCCCTAACATCGGCGACGTCGTGCGAATCGTGCCCAACCATGTCTGCGTCGTCGTCAACATGATGGACGAGGTGGTGATGGTGCGCGGCGACGAGATCGTCGGCAAGCTGCCGGTGGCGGCGCGGGGCAAGTTGCGGTAG
- a CDS encoding ATP-binding cassette domain-containing protein — MAPPLIQLKDIKLTFGGTPLLSGVELSVSSGERVCLIGRNGSGKSTLLKIAAGLVEPDSGSRFVQPGATVRYLPQEPDFSSFATTLAYVEAGLNPGDDHYQARYLVEQLGLTGNEDPAHISGGEARRTALARVLAPSPDILLLDEPTNHLDLTTIEWLEGELESRRCALVIISHDRRFLSNLSRSTAWLDRGQIKQIDRGFSAFESWRDEVLAEEERDQHKLDRKIVNEEHWLRYGVSGRRKRNVKRLGNLYALRDQRRDYRGATGNANLAAAEADKSGKLVIEAKNISRSYGDRKIVDGFSIRVQRGDRIGIVGPNGAGKTTLIDMLTGGSPPDSGMIRLGANIEMATLDQHRESLDPKSTLADALTGGGSDHVMIGGKPKHVVSYMKDFLFAQEQMRTPLEVLSGGERGRLMLARSLAKASNLLVLDEPTNDLDLETLDVLEEMLGDYDGTVILISHDRDFLDRVVTSVIAPEGDGRWVEYAGGYTDMLAQRGADLKREAVKAAEEKRESKAGPSSTASRRRLNFNEKHALETLPKAIAKLQAEIAKQQRFLDDPDLYKKDRKKFDQASDALTKAQKELAEAEDKWLELEVLREEIEQA, encoded by the coding sequence ATGGCGCCGCCCCTGATCCAGTTGAAAGATATCAAGCTGACCTTTGGCGGCACGCCGCTGTTGTCCGGCGTCGAATTGTCGGTCTCGTCCGGCGAGCGCGTCTGCCTGATCGGCCGCAACGGCTCCGGCAAGTCGACGCTGCTCAAGATCGCGGCCGGCCTGGTCGAACCCGACAGCGGCAGCCGCTTCGTGCAGCCCGGCGCCACCGTCCGTTATCTGCCGCAGGAGCCGGATTTTTCCAGTTTCGCCACCACGCTGGCCTATGTCGAGGCCGGGCTCAATCCGGGCGACGATCATTATCAGGCGCGATATCTGGTGGAACAGCTTGGGCTCACCGGCAACGAAGACCCCGCGCACATCTCCGGCGGCGAGGCGCGCCGCACCGCGCTAGCGCGGGTGCTGGCGCCCTCGCCCGACATCTTGCTGCTGGACGAGCCAACCAACCATCTCGATCTCACGACCATCGAGTGGCTGGAAGGCGAACTGGAAAGCCGCCGCTGTGCGCTCGTCATCATCAGCCATGACCGCCGCTTCCTCTCGAACCTGTCGCGCTCCACCGCCTGGCTCGATCGCGGCCAGATCAAGCAGATCGACCGCGGCTTCAGCGCCTTCGAATCCTGGCGCGACGAGGTGCTGGCCGAGGAAGAGCGCGACCAGCACAAGCTCGACCGCAAGATCGTCAACGAGGAGCACTGGCTGCGCTATGGCGTCTCCGGCCGCCGCAAGCGCAACGTCAAGCGGCTCGGCAATCTCTATGCGCTGCGCGACCAGCGCCGGGATTATCGCGGCGCGACCGGCAACGCCAATCTTGCGGCGGCCGAGGCCGACAAGTCCGGCAAGCTGGTGATCGAGGCGAAGAACATCAGCAGGTCCTATGGCGATCGCAAGATCGTCGACGGCTTCTCGATCCGCGTCCAGCGCGGCGACCGCATCGGCATCGTCGGTCCCAACGGCGCCGGCAAGACCACGCTGATCGACATGCTGACCGGCGGCAGCCCGCCCGACAGCGGCATGATCCGGCTTGGCGCCAATATCGAGATGGCGACGCTGGATCAGCACCGCGAAAGCCTCGATCCCAAATCGACGCTGGCGGATGCCCTGACCGGTGGCGGCAGCGATCATGTCATGATCGGCGGCAAGCCGAAGCACGTGGTCAGCTACATGAAGGACTTTCTGTTCGCGCAGGAACAGATGCGCACGCCGCTGGAGGTGCTGTCCGGCGGCGAGCGCGGCCGGCTGATGCTGGCGCGGTCGCTGGCAAAGGCTTCCAACCTGCTGGTACTGGACGAGCCGACCAACGATCTCGATCTCGAAACCCTCGACGTGCTCGAGGAAATGCTCGGCGACTACGACGGCACCGTGATCCTGATCAGCCATGACCGCGATTTCCTCGACCGCGTCGTGACCTCGGTGATCGCGCCCGAAGGCGACGGCCGCTGGGTCGAATATGCCGGCGGCTACACCGACATGCTGGCGCAGCGCGGCGCCGATCTGAAGCGCGAGGCGGTGAAAGCCGCCGAAGAAAAAAGGGAATCGAAAGCTGGCCCATCTTCGACCGCATCGAGGCGCCGGCTGAATTTCAACGAAAAGCACGCGCTGGAAACGCTGCCGAAGGCGATCGCGAAATTGCAGGCCGAAATTGCCAAACAGCAGCGCTTTCTCGACGATCCCGATCTCTACAAGAAGGATCGCAAGAAATTCGACCAGGCCTCGGATGCGTTGACGAAGGCGCAGAAGGAGCTGGCCGAGGCCGAAGACAAATGGCTGGAGCTTGAAGTGCTCCGCGAAGAGATTGAACAGGCTTAA